In the genome of Polaribacter atrinae, one region contains:
- the mscL gene encoding large conductance mechanosensitive channel protein MscL, with protein sequence MGMLKEFKDFAMKGNLIDIAVGFVMGAAFKQVVTSFTGGIVSPLIGLIFNADLKDLKWIAKEGVVDDAGKVVGEVAVLYGDFLTNVIDFIIVAFVMFMIVKGINATKKKEEPAPAAPAGPSQEDLLAEIRDLLAKK encoded by the coding sequence ATGGGAATGCTTAAGGAGTTTAAAGACTTTGCAATGAAGGGAAACCTTATTGATATTGCAGTAGGTTTTGTAATGGGTGCAGCTTTTAAACAAGTTGTAACTTCTTTTACAGGAGGAATTGTTTCTCCACTGATTGGATTAATATTTAATGCAGATTTAAAAGATTTGAAATGGATTGCAAAAGAAGGCGTTGTAGATGATGCCGGAAAAGTTGTTGGAGAAGTAGCTGTTTTATACGGAGATTTCTTAACAAACGTTATCGATTTTATTATTGTTGCTTTTGTAATGTTTATGATTGTAAAAGGTATTAACGCAACTAAAAAGAAAGAAGAACCAGCTCCAGCAGCTCCTGCAGGACCTAGTCAAGAAGATTTATTAGCAGAAATTAGAGATTTATTAGCTAAAAAATAA
- the truB gene encoding tRNA pseudouridine(55) synthase TruB, which yields MTEENFKNGQVLLIDKPLNWTSFQVVNKLRWEIRQRFNIKKIKVGHAGTLDPLATGLLIICTGKQTKEIHVYQGQEKEYTGTFTIGATTPSYDLETEVDKTYATEHITEDLLHETTKQFIGDIQQKPPIFSAIKKDGKRLYELARKGETTEINARTVSTTEFEITKINLPEVEFRVVCSKGTYIRSLAYDFGLALNSGAHLSVLRRTKIGDFSVENGVSVEQFIENLQEDVIKS from the coding sequence ATGACAGAAGAAAACTTTAAAAATGGTCAAGTTTTATTAATTGATAAACCTTTAAATTGGACCTCTTTTCAAGTAGTTAACAAGCTTCGTTGGGAAATTAGGCAACGTTTTAATATTAAGAAAATTAAAGTAGGTCATGCAGGTACTTTAGATCCTCTTGCTACTGGTTTATTAATTATTTGTACAGGTAAGCAAACTAAAGAGATACATGTCTATCAAGGGCAGGAAAAAGAATATACAGGTACATTTACAATAGGAGCAACCACTCCAAGTTACGATTTAGAAACGGAGGTTGATAAAACGTATGCTACAGAACATATTACTGAAGATCTGTTGCATGAAACAACCAAACAGTTTATTGGTGATATTCAGCAAAAACCACCTATTTTTTCTGCAATAAAGAAGGATGGAAAACGTCTGTATGAATTGGCTCGAAAAGGAGAAACTACAGAAATTAATGCAAGAACTGTAAGTACAACAGAATTTGAAATTACAAAAATAAATTTACCAGAAGTAGAGTTTAGAGTGGTTTGTAGTAAGGGTACTTATATTAGGTCTTTAGCTTATGATTTTGGGTTGGCTTTAAACTCTGGAGCGCATTTATCAGTATTAAGAAGAACCAAAATTGGTGATTTTTCTGTTGAAAATGGCGTTTCTGTAGAACAATTTATTGAAAATTTACAAGAAGACGTTATAAAATCTTAA